From Leishmania major strain Friedlin complete genome, chromosome 8:
aaaagaacaCGCTAAAGACAGATATACAACAAGCCCATCACCATCAGACGCATCGcttctacacacacacacacagacgtacAGCCTCCGCCATCCCTCCTGCGAGAATCGCGAGCGCCACTGAAGATACAGAAGAATAAGAAAGGGTTGagagcacacaaacacacacacacacaggcacacacacacagagagaaagagcactCATGTCACCCGCAGTGACTTGAGTGTGGCCCCGCTCTTTTGGAAGAAATGCCGCCGGCTACATTTTTTTGCTGTTTCCAAATGAACCACGGGAGACGATACTCCCACCGTGGAGTTTCGTACTCTGCTTCGGCTTCTcgctgtcccccccccccgactTCTGCTCTCGAACGCCTGCCTGCCTTCCTGACTGAGCAtaagtgtgtgcgtgagtgtgtgtatgtgtgtgtgtgtgtgtgtgcgtgcgtgcgtgtgtgtgtgtgtgtgtgtgtgtgtgtgtgtgtgtatgggtaggtgggtgggaagagagcgacaaCAAGGGAGGGCACGCGAGGGGAGGACAAGGCGCGAAGCGAGGGCGGGCAGAATAGCCATTGGCGGTACACCACGAGTTGCGTGGGGCCGCAGCTCCTATTCACAGCGCGCCTGCTCGTCCATTTTCCCCCTACGCTCCGCCTCACCTCGCGGAGTCttcggcagcatcgccttcctcttcctcgccctcacATCTCGCGTCCACGCGGAGCGGCcacggcgcgcgtgcacccAAGGAGGTCCCCTCACGCGCGCGACATCGctgccaccacacacacacacacacacaacggcaCCCACGCCTACACGCACGCCCCACCCCTACGTGCACTTGCAGGTGTTCATAATAAGGCTCAAGAAAAACGGCGCGCACTTGCCATCAGGAGTCTTGAGGCGCAGCCCCGGACCAAAGCAATCAGGGTTCGAGTACGGGTACATCAGCAACTTGTGCAGACTGCACTTGGTCCTAGAGGAGCCGCCTGCCCCCGGTTCTCGTAGCACACTTGTTGGCGGTGAGAAGATTGTTTTTTGCACCCTTTCGTGCAGCACATGTCGCTTGTAGATCATCTCCTCCATCGTCGCCCGTTTAAGAGcgcgctcttcgctctcCGTGCTAGAGATAAGGGGTGGGGCTCTGCGACACATGCACGGACACGGGGTACCCAGTGAGCAGGCACGCGTTCACCCCCATGGTCACGCGCACGTAGCCCTTCTCGCCCCAGTCCTTACCCCACGAGTTCTTGATCACCCAGTACGGAACCTCACCAGTCATGTTGTACCCAacgagcagcacgccgtggTTCAGCTGCTCACCAATGCAGCTGGTCAGGACGCCGCTATGGTAAGACATAAAGGAGCTGGCGTCGACCGCAATCGAGATGGGGCCATTCTTCGCAAGCCACGCAGCCATAACTCTTTCGCTGCTTTCCATCGACACGTACCCGTCGATTCGCGCACCGGGAGCGAGTTCACTGCTGTTCGAGCACTCGGGCACATAACCAAAGGTGGACGTGTAGGGGTAGCTCTTCTCCGTGAACACGGTCCCGTTCATGTTTCGCAGCACCCACTCGAATGCCTGCAGCATCagcccgccgccgcaaccaTTGTCCACGTGATCGCAGctcaccagctgctgctccgacAGCCTCACCAGCTTGTGGCCGGCAACGGCCCACTGCGACTCGATGTTGCCGACCGCCGAGAACGCCCAGCACGACCCGCACGCACCCTGATTCTTCACCGGCGTCACGGCGCCCTTCTCGCGCCAGTCCACCGCATCAGGCACCGCCGACAGGTCCGCGCGCGCCTTGCGGTAGTGCTGGCCGgcgtgctgcttcgccgctgcgaaGTACGCGGCGCC
This genomic window contains:
- a CDS encoding cathepsin L-like protease, which gives rise to MATSRAALCAVAVVCVVLAAACAPARAIYVGTPAAALFEEFKRTYQRAYGTLTEEQQRLANFERNLELMREHQARNPHARFGITKFFDLSEAEFAARYLNGAAYFAAAKQHAGQHYRKARADLSAVPDAVDWREKGAVTPVKNQGACGSCWAFSAVGNIESQWAVAGHKLVRLSEQQLVSCDHVDNGCGGGLMLQAFEWVLRNMNGTVFTEKSYPYTSTFGYVPECSNSSELAPGARIDGYVSMESSERVMAAWLAKNGPISIAVDASSFMSYHSGVLTSCIGEQLNHGVLLVGYNMTGEVPYWVIKNSWGKDWGEKGYVRVTMGVNACLLTGYPVSVHVSQSPTPYL